A region of the Anaerolineales bacterium genome:
GCCTGCGTTCTGCGGATCCGCCTTGGGCGCAAGCTTGCGAGCGAGCGGTTCGAGACCAGCGAAGATACGAGCCTGAATGCTCGGAAAAAGCATGGTAAGCCCGAACAGTCCTATGAGGATGGCCGCGCCTTTTCGGAACAGTTCCGGATCGATGCCAAGCGAACGTCCAACCGTCGCAAAGACAATAACAAAGAACGTGAAAGACATGACAAAGCCCAGAACGATAAACAGCGGTCTCGAGGCATGAGCGCGCACGGTCGACGTCCCGAGAATAATCGGCAAAAGGGGAAGAATGCACGGACCGCCGATCGTTACGGCGCCCGCGAGAATGGCAAACAATACTTGAAGCATATCAGCGGAGTCCTTTGATATTCCGGCGTATGGTATTGCCGCCCTGTGTTCCGATGGTTCGCGTATACTCGGTTCCGTCGCTATTAAGATAGATAAAGGTATGCTGGAGAAAAATATCGAATGTCTTCGCGAGCGATCGTTCGTCCTCATCCGTATCCGTATCTTTATAGTTCACGCGGAATGCTTTTATCGCGCGCGCGGTTTGTGAAATCTCCGTCCGGAAGACGGGTTCTTCTGCGGAACACGTGGGACACCAGTTGGCGTAGAAAAATAGGATAATAGGATTCCCGTTCTTTCGCGCGGCTTCATAGGCATCTTTCGTGTATACGGAATATGTCGCGGTTCCGGCAGTATTTACCGAGAGCAGGTTTTCGTCAGCGTCTATTTTCGGACCCCCCTCTTCGGGGGGAGTTTGAGACGTTTCTCGAAGCGCGGGTTCCGGCAGGGTGGCGGAAGGGGAGGGAGATGCCAGGCACCCTTGTCCAAGAAGGGCGAGACTTGTGATTGTGGCGAAAAAGACGGGAGAGGTTTTCATATCAAACAACTATAACACCAGGTTTTGTGAACCATAAACCTTCGTCAGAGGAAAAGACCGTTTCAAGGCGATGTTTGCAATGGAGAGGTCAGATGAGGTGTAGCTGGGGGTTTTTGGCAATTGGGAATTGGGAAAGGGCTAAGGACAAAGGGAATGGGTTTCGGGTCTCGGTTAGAATTATGCCCCCTACGCAACTACGTACTCTTCCTCCCAACGAACCACGTCCCACGTACTTTTCGCATCCTGCTCGCCGCATGGCCAACGCCCTACGCAACCCTACTCCCTGTTTGACATACTTTCCTGATCTGACTACGTTTGAAAGGCACATTTCATACAACCCAGACAATGGAGCGTACCATGGGAAATCGTTTGAACCTGCTCACCATTCTCGCGGCGCCGCTCGCCATGGCGGCAGCATCCTGCGGACCGCAGGACGATTGCAACGCCTACTACGCCACGAACGGCGATTCGGCATGCAGTTTTTCTGCGAGCTACGGCGGAGAGGGGAATGCGTCTGCCGAGAGCGGAGATCGGGATGCAGACCTCTATCAGCTCTCGACGGCTCCGGACGGCCAGGGATTCGACGCACAGTTCGTTGCGGGACCGCATGCGTACAGCGTGGATGCCTATGTATCCCACGCATGGCCCCTCCTGGAGCAAGGGGCGGACATCGTCGGCGTCACGGTCGGGACATCGTCGGACGGGCCGGGTTCTTCAACCCAGTCGATTACTCCCGGCGGTTACGGTCCGTTGAAAATCACGAGCGGGTTTCGGTACGGATACGTGGGCGGTTGCATAAAGAAAGTCGTCTACTATCATGCAACGCGGGTCAGCATGAAAGGCCTGTCGAAGCCGATCTACGATCTGCACGTTGCCATCTACCGCAAGAACAATCAGTCCTGCATCGGGGTGTACAACAGCGCCGGGAACTCGAAAGGCGTTTGCTCCTGCTGGGACGAAAATGACCCGACATCGGTCATCAATGAACTGCGCGTTGGTTCTCACGCTAAGGCCAAGAAGGCGGTACGTTCCATGGCGACCACCGAGCTCTCATCGAGCTATCAGCCGATCATCGACCCCGGCGTAATGTGGACGCTCGCTGGCATGGCAGCGGCGACTGTCGTCTTTCTGCCGTTGTCGGCAACCTAATGCAAAATGCAAAACGCCGACCCCTCTGGGTCGGCGTTTCTCGCTCTTTTCTTTTTATTCGCAAACGCGTTTCAGCTGAAACACATGTTCAACAGGATGATTGAAGTGTTGCGCCAAGAGCAATGCGAGAGAGAGGGACGGCACATAGTCGCCTTTCTCCATGGAGCAAATTGTCTGGCGACTGACGCCGACCGCTTTCGCGAGCTGCTCTTGAGTAATCTTCTTCTCCTGTCGGAGATTGCGAAGACAATTATAGATTGTATGTTCTTTGGCCATAACGTGATGACAAAGATATCAGACATTGAAAAAATGGTCAAGGGGGATTGACATATATCCTCGTTTTCCCCAGAAAAAGCGGAATGTTCTGAAAAGAAAGGGTATACTGACTCCTGTCATGAGACGGCGTATCCTTTTTTTCCTCCTTTTCGCGATCGTTCCTTCAAACGCGGTTTTTGCAGACAGCGAGAGCTTTTCATTGTTCGATATAGAGTCCGCGGCATCCGGAACCGAGCTTGTGGTTTCCATGCTTCCTCATGAGGCATTTTTGATTGTCCGCACGAGCGCGAATGAAGAGCTTGATCTTGCCCGTTTTCATGAATCGGGAAGCTTGCTCACCGCCTTTGTCGAGGGGCGGATACAGCTGACCCAAAACGGAAAACCCTGCGACTGGGACGCGATGCTGGATACGGTCCCGACCGAGCTTGTCGACGCATATGCCGACGGCATTACCGTTCGCGGCCTTGTGCGCTGTCCAAAGGAAGGCTCGCCGTTTCAGCTGGAGACGGACGTATTTACGGATGCCTTTCCGACGCACGAGAATGTAATCCGGTATAAGAGGGGAGAGGCTTTTGAAACAGCAATGACGCTCACAGCGTACAATCGTATTGCGATTATACGCCCCTCGCTTGCCGCAACCGTGCCGGAACTCCAGAGAGAATCATCGCGCGAATCGCTGCTGCTCGCCGCACTCACCGGCGTTCTTCTTGCCGGCTTTGCGGGCTGGCTATGGCGAAAAACGAAAGACGCCAGTCCCCGTTGAACAGGAACTGGCGCGTAGATCAGCGAAAGGCCGGATGATGGAGGATATCCGTTTCCTCGTCCGCAGGGTGTTTTTCATCCGGGAGGCGGAGCTCGAAGCAGATAAGCGCCTCGTCCGTAACAGGGGCGGCCACAGTTTCGAACGGAGTGAGAAGCTTGATGAGTTTGAGGACGAAGGCGAGGATGTCGCCGTCTTCCTCCGTGTTTCCGAACGGGAAGGAGAGTTTTCGGTCGGCATCGAACGCGGTTCCGAAGGAGAGGGAAACGCCGTTGCGGACGAAGGCGATATATCTCTTCGGTCGGTTGAAGACGATTCTGTCTCCGGCCTCGAGACGGGTTTCCTGCCCGATATATCCGAAGCGCTGGGGGATCTCCATGCTACGACTCCTTTGTTACGTTTTGAAACTCGAACACATAGATGCGCCCCCCGCCCTCCACGAGTTCCGCGCAGAGCCCCGTGAGCGCGCACATCATTGCGAGAAAGCTTGTGACGGTCTGGGAGGACAGATTCGAGCCCAGGTCCATCTGATTGTCGAGCGAATCCGTGCCCTCGTCCAGGAAGCGGAGATGAACGACGCCGCGCGTGAGTTTTGCGTGCCCGGTATCGGCGTTCACAAGCAGACGATCGCCTGCGCGCAAAGACGTTTGTTTGTCATGGTGCACAATACGGTATCTCACAGGCGCCTCCTTTCGAAAAACATCCGCCGTGTGAAGGACGGAAGGTATCAAATCTTGTTCACAACGTCAATCATGCCCCCGGCAGGGTAAAGAGCCGTTTGATCACATCGAGAATATCGTTTTTCATGAGATCTTTTGCGAGCGTCTTTGCGATATGCGGTTTCACATCGGCAGGGAGACGTGCTTGGATGAGATGCAGCATTTCCGGCGGGGAAACGAGATGAACGACGACGGCATGTCCTTCGCGGACATAGCGTGTGATGGCTTCCGCAACGGTTTTCGCGAAAGCCTCTTTTCGAGGCGTATCATGGAGGTCGCTCGACGGACCGCCCACGCGCGAACCGTCCGAGCTTACAAATGATCCTTCCGCGTCGCTTTTGAATTCGCGCGGCAGAGCAAGGCTGTCGAGCGTTTGGTATGCATCGCCGCCCGCAAGGAATATGCGCGCTTCCTGCTCATCGGTGAGAACGATAAGCGTGGGATCGGGAAAATGCTGGAGGTCTTTGGGGAGCTGCATATGGCGGGTATCGTAATGCGCGCGTGGAGGAGAGTAAACAGAGGGGAAAAGTAGCAGGAATTCATTGATGAAAAGCGCTATACTTCCCGTATCTACTCCCTACTCCCTGCCTTCATGACCGCTCCCGAATTTCCCCAGAATCTAACCTGGATTAATTCCGAACCGCTTACCATGGCCGGTCTCCGCGGCAGACCGGTGCTCATCGATTTTTGGACATACTCCTGCGTCAACTGCCAGCGTACCCAGCCATATCTCAATCAATGGCATGAGA
Encoded here:
- a CDS encoding thioredoxin family protein, whose amino-acid sequence is MKTSPVFFATITSLALLGQGCLASPSPSATLPEPALRETSQTPPEEGGPKIDADENLLSVNTAGTATYSVYTKDAYEAARKNGNPIILFFYANWCPTCSAEEPVFRTEISQTARAIKAFRVNYKDTDTDEDERSLAKTFDIFLQHTFIYLNSDGTEYTRTIGTQGGNTIRRNIKGLR
- a CDS encoding helix-turn-helix domain-containing protein, translating into MAKEHTIYNCLRNLRQEKKITQEQLAKAVGVSRQTICSMEKGDYVPSLSLALLLAQHFNHPVEHVFQLKRVCE
- a CDS encoding host attachment protein codes for the protein MQLPKDLQHFPDPTLIVLTDEQEARIFLAGGDAYQTLDSLALPREFKSDAEGSFVSSDGSRVGGPSSDLHDTPRKEAFAKTVAEAITRYVREGHAVVVHLVSPPEMLHLIQARLPADVKPHIAKTLAKDLMKNDILDVIKRLFTLPGA